In one window of Gossypium hirsutum isolate 1008001.06 chromosome A01, Gossypium_hirsutum_v2.1, whole genome shotgun sequence DNA:
- the LOC121230316 gene encoding protein PSK SIMULATOR 1, which produces MGREMVESWFGGSWWNPRKSASESTDKVMLGILAFEVAGLMSKVVNLWHSLDDREIFRLREEIANSIGIQRLVSDDESYIMDLALNEVIENFGHLATYVARLGKKCTDPIYHHFEAFVNDPLLNNMEWFGWEYRWKKMEKKMKKMERFVAVTMQLTQELEVLAELEQTLRRMQRNPELDRVKLLEFQQKVILQRQEVKNLREMSPWVRTYDYIVRFLLRSLLTILERIKNVFGTNQMVPVERNDDFESVNSDYLSRSHSFSTVIPSSVYPSDHNLCGFSSGPLGRSFSKSMSITGKHRTNSKHLHSHYHSTALHGKQPHSRTKRAGQSAFGPFKGCMLAGSISPVLDSYKPIGTISTRFSGAYPKNIDNLKMEPLSRSYNIYSKLSIFNTKRLLNAPISTLGGAALSLRYANLIILIEKLVSSPHLISVDTRDDLYTMLPTTMRNALRVKLKPFAKSLASSIYDASLAAEWSLALVRILEWLAPLAHNTIRWQSEHNLEEQHIISGSNILLVQTLHFADQAKTEAAITELLVGLNYVYRIGGAHNDKSLPESAGNGCAQYLLKRDDKR; this is translated from the coding sequence ATGGGACGCGAGATGGTTGAGTCGTGGTTTGGTGGTTCGTGGTGGAATCCAAGGAAGAGTGCTTCAGAGAGTACCGACAAAGTGATGCTTGGAATCTTGGCTTTTGAAGTTGCCGGTTTGATGTCCAAGGTGGTGAATTTATGGCATTCTTTGGATGATAGGGAGATCTTTAGGTTGAGAGAAGAGATTGCAAACTCGATAGGAATTCAAAGGCTTGTATCCGATGATGAAAGTTACATTATGGATCTTGCATTGAACGAGGTAATCGAGAATTTTGGACATCTGGCGACGTACGTGGCTAGGCTTGGGAAGAAATGCACTGACCCTATATATCATCATTTTGAAGCCTTCGTAAATGATCCGTTATTGAACAATATGGAGTGGTTTGGGTGGGAATATCGatggaaaaagatggagaaaaaaatgaagaaaatggagAGATTTGTTGCGGTTACGATGCAGTTGACACAAGAGTTGGAAGTGTTGGCGGAACTTGAGCAAACTCTTAGGAGGATGCAGAGAAATCCCGAGTTAGATCGGGTGAAATTACTCGAGTTTCAACAGAAGGTTATATTGCAGCGTCAAGAAGTAAAAAACCTACGCGAGATGTCTCCATGGGTTAGAACTTATGATTACATTGTCCGATTTCTGTTGAGATCACTATTAACGATACTCGAGAGGATAAAAAATGTGTTCGGGACCAACCAAATGGTACCGGTTGAGAGGAATGATGATTTCGAATCTGTTAATAGTGATTATCTTTCACGCAGCCATTCCTTTTCTACTGTAATACCGTCTTCAGTATACCCTTCCGATCATAATCTATGTGGGTTCTCATCTGGACCTCTTGGCAGGTCATTCTCGAAGTCCATGTCTATCACTGGAAAGCATCGAACCAACAGCAAGCATCTACATTCTCATTATCACTCCACTGCTTTACACGGCAAGCAGCCACATTCGAGAACAAAACGAGCAGGTCAATCTGCGTTTGGTCCTTTTAAAGGATGCATGTTGGCAGGAAGTATTTCTCCCGTTTTAGATAGCTACAAACCAATTGGCACTATATCTACAAGGTTCAGCGGTGCTTACCCCAAAAATATCGACAATTTGAAGATGGAGCCATTGTCCCGTAGCTATAATATATACTCTAAGCTATCCATTTTCAATACCAAACGGTTGTTGAATGCTCCTATATCGACACTTGGTGGTGCTGCATTGTCTCTCCGTTATGCAAACTTGATTATTTTGATAGAGAAACTAGTTTCGTCGCCTCACTTGATCAGCGTCGATACAAGAGACGACCTATACACTATGTTACCTACCACTATGAGAAATGCTCTTCGTGTTAAACTGAAGCCGTTTGCAAAGTCTTTAGCTTCATCAATATACGATGCTTCCCTTGCAGCGGAGTGGAGCTTGGCACTAGTGCGGATTTTGGAATGGTTGGCTCCTCTTGCTCACAATACGATTAGGTGGCAATCCGAGCATAACCTTGAAGAGCAGCATATAATTTCTGGGTCAAATATACTTCTGGTACAGACACTACACTTTGCGGATCAAGCAAAAACTGAGGCAGCTATCACGGAGCTTCTTGTTGGCCTTAATTACGTGTATAGGATTGGCGGAGCCCACAATGACAAATCTTTGCCAGAATCTGCTGGCAATGGCTGTGCCCAATATTTGCTCAAAAGGGATGACAAGAGATGA